In one window of Catalinimonas alkaloidigena DNA:
- a CDS encoding four helix bundle protein, with product MMSEGRLEFIEQVKQRTKALALNVIRFTQQLPKTMEADVIKRQLLKSATSVAANYRAACRARSGAEFHAKASIVIEEADETLFWLELLAESDITTEARIADLKKEATEILAIMATARKNSRR from the coding sequence ATGATGAGCGAGGGCAGATTGGAATTTATCGAGCAAGTGAAGCAGCGGACGAAGGCTTTGGCCCTCAACGTGATCCGTTTTACTCAGCAGTTGCCCAAAACGATGGAGGCAGACGTCATAAAAAGACAACTGTTGAAATCAGCGACTTCGGTAGCCGCGAATTATCGGGCGGCGTGTCGGGCGCGCTCCGGCGCGGAGTTTCACGCGAAAGCCAGCATCGTGATCGAAGAAGCGGACGAAACGCTGTTTTGGCTCGAACTGCTGGCAGAGTCCGACATCACTACGGAAGCACGTATCGCGGACCTGAAAAAGGAAGCCACCGAAATCCTCGCCATCATGGCAACCGCCCGCAAAAACAGCCGCCGGTAA